The genomic window CGATTAATTACATGAAAAATCGCCTGCAATATTTTTCTAATCTTATCAGCGCTATAATAAGTACGATGCATCATCTTGGAAACAATCTCCATACTGATATCACCTCGTTGCAGATCATCTTCGGACAAAGTCACTACAGTCTTTGCATCATGACGGCTAATCTGATGCCCGGCAAAAGTAAGCACACACTCCTCCTGCCCCCATTTAACAGCCTCCTCCCCAAACGCTGCCTCAGCGCCATTCAGCCCACTAGTAAATACCGTGCATTTCGATATCTTCATAACCCCACTCTCCTCTGACCCACACCGTCGCTGGTCAAAATTGCGCCATTATAAGCTTTAAGCGGAATAGTTCCATACCTTCCCATGAAACCACCCTAACCATCCAGAATAAAAAATACCAAAAATTACTTTATCTCACTCAACAAATCAAGCGCCAAGAAGACGGGGAAAACAACGAGACATCCGCCAGAAGGATACAAAAAAAGTAACTATCCACCTTCTGACCCAGAAAGATGTCGAAGCCCAGAACCGTAACTATTCAGCAGTGCCGCAGATGCTAGGCATCGGCCTGCGATGTGTGCTTTTCGCACATGAGCAGGCCGATAACAACGCAGATGTGGCACTGCTGGACAGTTACCAAAAAAATAGCAAGGATCGGCAGCACTCGACATAACCAATCGAAATTTAGACCACGACGACGGCACAAACCCCAATAAAGTCTAGATTGGACATGCGTTGAACAAACTAGGCGGGGCAAAAAAGAAGGGGCTACGGCATAAACCGTAACCCCTTAATTTTTTTGGTGCCGAGACCAGGAATTGAACCAGGGACACGCGGATTTTCAGTCCGCTGCTCTACCGACTGAGCTATCTCGGCACATCAGCGCGGCAAGATAATTGACGTCTTCCAATCTGTCAAGCGAATTATCAGACAACAACACGCTCACAAAAGGTAAGACGGAGTCTACTTGTCTACTTCATCCATGGACAGCTGCAAATCATCATCAGCCTCAGACCCCTCATTAGGCTTTTTATCCGAGCCCTGGCCAACAGTCATCTCCACCAAGGCATCATCCATCAAGGTCAGGTCAATCGGGGAAAGATCAGAAAACTTACTGTCCTCATCACTTTCGTCAGACTCCTCATTTGCACCCTCTCCAACCAACAAAGAGAGATCCATGACATCATCGAAGACTATTCCCTCATAATCCTTGTCTTGAACTCCCTCCTGAACTCCTGACAACTCTTCGTCCGGGGAATTAGTCAAGTCGGAAAGATCAATTTCATCCAGATCAAGTGTCATCTGGCCCTGGAAATTATCTTTAACCGGGCTTTCAACAACGGCAGGTTGAGGCTCTTCGACCACAGTATCCAAGACAAGATCAGCCTCATCAATTTCCATGGTAGCAATGTCACTGCTACCCACAGCTTCTTCCTCTTGAAAAGGAATACCTTCCAGCCCATCCTCAACACTCTCATCACTATCACTACCAAGGAGAGAGGAAACTTCCTCGACTAACGGTTGTTCCTCCGGGATCACAAAAACAATCTCATCAGAGTCGACTTCACTGCCAGGAGTATCTATAAAGGGAATTTCACTTTCGTCAAACTCGAGGGCCGGGGGCTCCTCATCAACATCAAACATCACTCCCCCACCATCACCAAAAGACGCATCTGTTACGAGATCAGAGATACCCACCGATTCGGGCACTACGCTGCCAACAACTGAACCAAGAAACATATGGCCTTGGATATTCGCAGAAGTACCTCGTAGCGATTGACCAACTGCAGTCAGATCGTTATGACATTTCCCGCAAACCTGAAGGTGATCAAATGAAATTAATTTACATTTTGGACACAGCATCTTGCTTCCCTATCCCGAGCACATAACAATTAGCCCAAAATCTCCCACAGACTTTGGTTCATGAAACTATCATAGAACAGCAAAAGCGTGGACGTCAAGCAATTATCCGGTACCAGCCGGAACCAAGTCGCCTACCCTCAACATGAGACAAAAAACCCCCGACATTTCCCGGTCAAGGCTTGCAAATTACCCAGGATCAGGCTACAACAGCGAAGACAACAATTACCCGCCTTGGCTTTCTCATGCGGACAACACTCTTCAGGGCACACGGAGGCCTCACGATGCGTCTTGACACTATACCCCGTTGGCTTTATCTACTCACCGTTCTCATACTGATCGGGGGATGCTCTTCTAAAGAGTATGTCCGACACTTGGCCTCCGACGCCTGCCTGATCACCCCTCAGAAATCAACAAAACAGGAAATTCAGGCCTATTTCGGACCTCCCGACAGGAAACAAACCCTTAACGCTGGCAACGAAGAGTGGACCTATTTTCAACAAAACAAAAGCCTGCTCCGCAAAACACCATACGTCGGCACCCAACTCGGAACCGAGCACTATGATGTATTAATTGTCACCTTCCGTGGTGACATGGTTGAGCTCTGTCAATATCGCTTGCTATCAGACAAAGAATTCAAAGACTCCAAGATTGACACTGGCCCCAAGCCTGATGCAGACTGATTATGCCACCGTCAGAGGACGGATGATCAGGGAGCAGCTCATCCCGCGTGGCATCAATGACAATAATGTGCTTAATGCGATGGAGACGGTGCCACGCCACCTGTTCGTGGAAGATGCCCTTCGCGGCCAATCCTATGGCGATTACACCTTGCCCATCGGCGAAGGACAAACCATATCCCAGCCATATATCGTCGCGCTGATGACCCAAAGCCTCGGGCTCTCTCCAGATTCCACAGTCCTAGAGATCGGCACCGGTTGTGGATACCAGACCGCGATCCTCTCGCAGCTTTGCGCCAAAGTTTTTACCGTCGAACGACTCAAACCGCTCATGATCAAAGCCCGACGAACCTTTGATCAACTGCACTACCTCAACATTATCTGCAAAATTGACGACGGCACCATGGGCTGGGCAGCCAATGGTCCATATGACGCAATCATGGTTACAGCCTCTGGACCAACAATCCCGGAAGCCCTAATGGCACAACTTGCTGACCCAGGACGTATGGTCTTACCAGTAGGA from Desulfobulbaceae bacterium includes these protein-coding regions:
- a CDS encoding protein-L-isoaspartate(D-aspartate) O-methyltransferase, which translates into the protein MQTDYATVRGRMIREQLIPRGINDNNVLNAMETVPRHLFVEDALRGQSYGDYTLPIGEGQTISQPYIVALMTQSLGLSPDSTVLEIGTGCGYQTAILSQLCAKVFTVERLKPLMIKARRTFDQLHYLNIICKIDDGTMGWAANGPYDAIMVTASGPTIPEALMAQLADPGRMVLPVGDRQSQELIVVNKRQGQIEQSTIEYVRFVPLIGKQGW